The genomic interval GAATGGCGAAGATATCCACGGTAAAAGAGGGTACCCCGTATTGGAAATATCCCCAGGCGGTGAAATCACCCTCAGCCATAGGCTTTGCTGGTCGATCGGGGTTATCTATCTTTGTCTCCTCGAGCATCTTTTTATACCATTCAGCGACCTTCTGATAATAACGCAGATCTTCAGGAGCGATGGTCATCACTGGACCGAGCCCGAGGAAAGAGGCGACCATCGTTTCGTCTATCTCCATCCCCCGAACCATTGGAAGCTGTTTTACCGCAGCAACGATCTCTTTTAGGGTGTATTCTTTTTCTGGATCGAGACCGATCATAGAGGCGTATCTCTCGGGAACCTTTACCTTCTCTGCTCCCACCTTGGTTTTTCCCGGTGTCTTCATATTTAGGAGGTTGTTCACGGTGCTGAAGTTATAGATCAGGGTGATATTCCTGTGTTTCACCAAGAAGTTGACTAGGGCGATCGTCTCCGGTTCCGATACGGGCCAAAGACCGACACCCGGTTTGAACGGCTCCCAGGCGTGGGGGAGGTTGCTGTTTAGAGCAACCCCACCAATTGGGTCCTCATTTATCTTGCCGTCGCCGTCGTTGTCCACTCCCTCGGTGTAGAGCTTGTAGATTCCCCTTTCTCCCTTCATCGGGTCGGCGAGTTTCATCAATCGAGGATCAGTTGGATCGGGGATCCATTTTCCCTCAGGGTCCTTTACTCGCATCATCGTGATGAAACCATCCCCGTTTATGTCCTCAGGAGGGTCCTCATCGATGTCGCCATCGTGATCGTCATCCACTGGATGGAAATTCCATCTCCTCTCCTCGCGAGGTATCTTAAAGAAGCATTCGGCTACATCGGGGTTTAGCAGGGGGGCGATATAGAATGTCCTTTTCGCGAGTAGCTTTGCCACCTCAGGTTTTTCCCGATTTTTTACCAAGTAGTCGATGAGGAATAGAGCTGCCTCCGTTCCTATCTGGTGGACTCCCTCGAGATTTGCCCCAACGAAGATAGCAGGCCTTTCCTTAGGGGGAAAGGTCCCCTTTCCCGCCAGTTCCATTACCAGTATCTTTTTGCCTTTGAAACTCTTTCCGATGATATGGAGCCTTGCGATATCAGGATACCTCTTGACAACTGTTCGAAGGAAGCGAGCTACCTCTGCTCCTTGGTGGTATCTATTGAAGGTGATATCCGGTTTGGGCTGGGACGGGAAAAACAAGAGGAAGACGAGAGAAAATAGAGAAAAATACTTAGTCCTCATTAAGCGTTCCTCCGCTCCTTAATCGGTTTTATATTGTTGTATCGAGTTTTTTTAATGATTGAACCACCTCCTTTCCCTCTACTTCCCTTATAATAAAACGCAGAGAGGAAAGAGATTGTTTGATAAATATCAGCAGTCGTTATTTTATCAATTTTTTGCGCCAAGAAGATAACCTTTTTGCTTTTGCTGAGTTATAAAAATAGTTTTTGGAAAAAATTTCTCCCCTTTTAAAAGAGTTTTCTTTTTCTCTTGTAGGAGGAGGTGAAAGTTTTTTAAAATTGTCTTAAGGAAAAAGAAAGAAATTTTGTAAAGGAGAGAACGATGAAAAGGGTGTTTTACAATATATTTATTCTCCTGTTTTTCCTCGCTGTTCCTCTCTCCCTCCTTTTGGGGCAGGAAAAGATACCCCGAGTGGAGTTTAAGGTAGAGGTTAACCTCATCCAGCTTCCAGTTCATGTAATAGGTAAGGACGGGAAACCCGTTTCCGGGCTTACCTTAGCCGATTTTGAGGTGAAAGACGAGGGAAAACTTAAGAAACTGGCGGCGGTGGATTATGTGGTGAACGATTACCCCAATATTGAGAGGATAAGAGCCCTTCCCCCAAGCGCGAGAAGACACTTTATCCTCCTTTTCGATACCACTTTTTCCAATCCTATGGGGATTATTAAAGCGAGGGAAGCGGCTTTAAATTTCTTGAACAAGCTTCTTCCCACTGACCTGGTGGCAGTGGTCACCTATTCCCTCCGAGGCGGGATCAATCTGGTGGTGAATTTTACCAACGACAAGAACCAGCTTGCCCTTGCTATATCCACTCTGGGTTTGAAACAGGCACTTAATGTCGAAGAACCAGCGGGATATATCTTCACCAAGAGAATAGCTGAGTTGGGAAAGCTCTCGGAAGAGGCGATGAAGGAACCTCAGCGAGGAAGGCAGATAGGAGTGAGTGAGGCGGAGATGCTTGAGATGTTAAAGATGTATTATCAAGCTCTTCGCCGTTCCGAGAAGAGGAGCTATGAAGCTTATGTCACCGACTTTGTTGGTCAGCTCACTGATCTCGCCTCAGGACTGGCGGCAATGGATGGACAGAAGAACATCATTTATTTTTCCGATGGGTTTGATAGTTCGGTGTTAACGGGGAAATCGTTGAAGGAGCTGGAGCAGGATACGGTTAGATTTATTACCGGTCGGTATTATGAGATAAGTACCGATCGGTTTGGCTCTGGGGCGCTCAATGAACGGATTCGCAATATGCTTAAGCACTTTCAGGATGCCGACTGTTCCATCTATGCGGTTGATACCGCACGACTCGCCATTGAGAACCTATCATTAGGGCTTGACGCCATTCATCGGGGGCAGACTACCTTAAACCTTTTTGCCAGTGGCACCGGAGGGAAACTCTTCGCCAACACCAACGATTTGAATAAACCACTTGAGGATATCCTAAATTTAACCAAGGCTTACTACATCCTTAGTTACTATCCTGACCCTAAATGGAAAAAGGGAAAGTTTCACCGGGTATCAGTAAAGGTTAAAAGGCCTGGGGTCAAGGTTTACTATCGAAAGGGATACTTCTATAAGAAGCCATATTCTAAATTTACTCCAATGGAGAAAAAGATCCAGCTGGCGGAGTATATAGTTAAGGACATCATAAGTCAGAAGATCCGCTTCTCTCCCCAGGTGGCTTCCTTCAAAGGGAACAGGTGGTATGCTAAGGTTCCTGTCTTCTTGCAGATCCCGGGAAAACAGCTCGTTGAGCTTAAAAAAGAGGGAAAGAAAAAAGAGCTCTTCCTCGAGGTTTACGGCTATGCGATAAATGCCAAGAGTAATAAATTCGAGGATTTCTTCTTCCAAAGATTGAAGGTTTCGCCCTCCCTCTATCCTAAGCTGGCGAAGAGAGGGTTGAAGTATTTCGATATGCTCTTTCTCCCCGAAGGGGAATATAAGATAAAGTGTATTGTAAGGGAATCGGAGCTCGGCAATATCAGCTCCTCCATCCGGTATATCACCGTCCCCGATTTCGGAAAGGACCTTTATCTTTCTGGTCCTTTCTTTGTAGAGCAGGAGAGAGGGTGGCTTCGAAGCCGAGGCTTCAGCTTGAAGAATCCAGGTCCTCGAAAGAAAGGTATGCCCCTTGATTATCCTTACACCATTAATGGCAGAGACTTTATTCCCGGCGTTACCCCTGTGTTTACCAAAGAGAGTTCACCCTTAGTGTTTATCAAACTCTACAATTTAACCCTTCACCCAAAGGCGAATATCCCTCAAACGAAGATAAGGTTCCAGGCCTCAGATGAGCGAGGGGAGGTAAAGAACCTTCATTATGTTGGACTTGCGAACAAAGATATAGACCAAGAGAAGGGGGAGTATGGGCTCCTCTTCCTTATGGATTTGGGAAAAGAAAATCTACCACCCGGTTGGTATCAGCTTAAGGTAACAGTAGAGGATACCTTGGCCAAGAGGAGTGTTTCCGGGATCGCTCCTTTTATCGTTCAATAGACTGCCTATATTTAAGGAGGGGATGAATGAAACGAGTGGTGGCAATGTTAATAGTAGTTCTCCTTCTGGGAGGGACTTTTCTATTTGCTCTTGATAAGAAGTTGAGACATCCCCTCAGCCCGAGGCACAAGAGATGGCTTGAGGAGGAGGTCGTCTACATCATCTCCGATTATGAACGCCAGGCATTTTTGAACCTTCCTTCCGATGAGCTTCGAGATGAGTTTATAAAGAAGTTCTGGGAGGTAAGGGACCCAACCCCGGGAACGAGGAGGAACGAGTTCAAGGAGGAGCACTACCGCCGGATAAAGTATGCCAATAAGTATTTTGGTCGCGAGAGCTCACTTCCTGGGTGGAAAACCGATCGGGGACGAATATACATCCTCCTCGGGGAGCCGATGACCAGGGAGACCTTCAATAGCTTTAATATGAGACCAATAGAGCTATGGCACTATGTGGGAGTAGATAAATATGGACTTCCTCCCAGCTTCTATCTCATCTTCTATAAGAAATATGGGACAGGTCCCTACAGACTGTATTCTCCTGCTATGGATGGTATGGGGAGCCTTTTCGAACCATCTCCAGAGATAGCTTCCGCTATCGCCTCTTCAGATTATGAATATCTCTATCGGTATATTTATCGCCATGTGGATACTACCTTGGCTTACGCTGCTTTTAGCCTGCTTCCCACTGAAGGGGGGTATCTTGGGGGAGGGCTGAACACCGGGCGGGTAGTCTCTGAGATGTTGCTTGGTCAGATCGACGATGCTCGGAACTACAATTTGCACGAAAGATGGGTCAACAAGTTTCTCCGCTCTCGGGGTAAAGTGGAGGTGGAATACGCCTTTCAGGCGTTCAATGTGGATAAAGTATTCCATTGGTTTCAGGCGCCAACCGGTGATTATTTCCTCGATTATGCCTTAAGGTTCAATCCTCAAGATCTCTCCCTTGGTAAATATAAAGATAAGTACTTTACTGCCTTAGAGATTCACTGCACCCTTTTGAACGATAAAGACAAAACATTAGCCCATTTCCGCCATAGGAGCGATATTGAACTTACTGAAAGTCAATTCAAAGCAGTTAAATATCGTCCCTTCGAATACGAAGGGAGAATACCAATCATCCCTGGTAAGCTTCATCTTAACATTATAATTCGCAATAAGGTATCCAAGACATTCTCCACCATCGCTACCGATATAACCGTTCCCAAGATGGATGATGCGGATGGTCCTTCTTTTGGACCTCTCCTTCCCTTACGAGGGTTGAAACCGCTTTCCTCTCCGGAGAATAAACCGTTTAGGGTGGGGAACTATGCCATCTACCCCGAGGCGAAACCAGTCTATTCTCCGAATGATCTCCTTCCCCTCTATTTTCAGCTGTTTTTCGACAAAGGTAGTGCCATTGCTCTCGATCTCAAAAAGCTTACCCTTGAGTTCAGCTTCCTTCAAGGGGACAAGGTGGTGAAGAGAAGATCTTCTTCACTTTACCCTCAGGTGTCACAATTGCGGGAGGGAGCGGTGAGTTGGTTGGAGCAACTTCCTCTTTCTTCCTTAAGAGGAGGTAGTTACCAACTTCGAGTAACCTTG from Acidobacteriota bacterium carries:
- a CDS encoding VWA domain-containing protein, whose translation is MKRVFYNIFILLFFLAVPLSLLLGQEKIPRVEFKVEVNLIQLPVHVIGKDGKPVSGLTLADFEVKDEGKLKKLAAVDYVVNDYPNIERIRALPPSARRHFILLFDTTFSNPMGIIKAREAALNFLNKLLPTDLVAVVTYSLRGGINLVVNFTNDKNQLALAISTLGLKQALNVEEPAGYIFTKRIAELGKLSEEAMKEPQRGRQIGVSEAEMLEMLKMYYQALRRSEKRSYEAYVTDFVGQLTDLASGLAAMDGQKNIIYFSDGFDSSVLTGKSLKELEQDTVRFITGRYYEISTDRFGSGALNERIRNMLKHFQDADCSIYAVDTARLAIENLSLGLDAIHRGQTTLNLFASGTGGKLFANTNDLNKPLEDILNLTKAYYILSYYPDPKWKKGKFHRVSVKVKRPGVKVYYRKGYFYKKPYSKFTPMEKKIQLAEYIVKDIISQKIRFSPQVASFKGNRWYAKVPVFLQIPGKQLVELKKEGKKKELFLEVYGYAINAKSNKFEDFFFQRLKVSPSLYPKLAKRGLKYFDMLFLPEGEYKIKCIVRESELGNISSSIRYITVPDFGKDLYLSGPFFVEQERGWLRSRGFSLKNPGPRKKGMPLDYPYTINGRDFIPGVTPVFTKESSPLVFIKLYNLTLHPKANIPQTKIRFQASDERGEVKNLHYVGLANKDIDQEKGEYGLLFLMDLGKENLPPGWYQLKVTVEDTLAKRSVSGIAPFIVQ
- a CDS encoding GWxTD domain-containing protein produces the protein MKRVVAMLIVVLLLGGTFLFALDKKLRHPLSPRHKRWLEEEVVYIISDYERQAFLNLPSDELRDEFIKKFWEVRDPTPGTRRNEFKEEHYRRIKYANKYFGRESSLPGWKTDRGRIYILLGEPMTRETFNSFNMRPIELWHYVGVDKYGLPPSFYLIFYKKYGTGPYRLYSPAMDGMGSLFEPSPEIASAIASSDYEYLYRYIYRHVDTTLAYAAFSLLPTEGGYLGGGLNTGRVVSEMLLGQIDDARNYNLHERWVNKFLRSRGKVEVEYAFQAFNVDKVFHWFQAPTGDYFLDYALRFNPQDLSLGKYKDKYFTALEIHCTLLNDKDKTLAHFRHRSDIELTESQFKAVKYRPFEYEGRIPIIPGKLHLNIIIRNKVSKTFSTIATDITVPKMDDADGPSFGPLLPLRGLKPLSSPENKPFRVGNYAIYPEAKPVYSPNDLLPLYFQLFFDKGSAIALDLKKLTLEFSFLQGDKVVKRRSSSLYPQVSQLREGAVSWLEQLPLSSLRGGSYQLRVTLKEGEDLLAVSKPITIEIAPQRSPSPWILTSKTPPFSSSATRYLIAEEYLANGDENEGRFILERILLLDPGFLKARLKLMEIYFKQGNYNKVIELGEKGAVKHPRNVVLLKLLGTSYLKLGNYNDAIRYLERARIEAPNDIRILNLLIPSYLKLGDKKKALLYLNKSLSLRPDQPELKRLKKEIKGGK